The Myxococcales bacterium genome contains a region encoding:
- a CDS encoding Spy/CpxP family protein refolding chaperone — protein MSKVTAALLGLGLVIAGCQAPARPAETPPPPQAAPPPPAPPPPPAAELAGGPVRPGMPPGHPGPHGPGGPGGPGGPPPGAPPGAMGHRGPGAGGMHGGMRGMPRGQRPPGHGAEMMHELAALGVRFYPPRTLLSRARQLDLTPDQVAKLRQEVLTTKSRSVELRAKVERAKIEATRLLAADKVDERALNAQIDEGAKAQAEMHKAHVASMLRVRALLTAEQRQKLDAPRSRRGGPGVGPKGPRAEAAAPGPIGQRAEDDDDDEDDDDDDDADA, from the coding sequence ATGTCGAAGGTCACCGCCGCTCTGCTTGGACTTGGGCTCGTCATCGCAGGGTGTCAGGCCCCCGCGCGGCCTGCCGAAACGCCGCCGCCGCCGCAAGCCGCGCCGCCGCCGCCCGCGCCGCCACCCCCGCCTGCGGCCGAGCTCGCGGGCGGGCCCGTTCGCCCAGGGATGCCGCCTGGGCACCCCGGTCCGCACGGTCCCGGTGGTCCCGGTGGTCCCGGTGGTCCGCCCCCCGGCGCTCCCCCCGGCGCGATGGGCCACCGCGGCCCCGGCGCGGGCGGGATGCACGGCGGAATGCGCGGGATGCCGCGGGGCCAGAGGCCCCCGGGCCACGGCGCCGAGATGATGCACGAGCTGGCGGCCCTCGGCGTCCGGTTCTACCCACCGCGCACGCTGCTCAGCCGGGCCCGGCAGCTCGACCTCACGCCGGACCAGGTCGCGAAGCTTCGGCAAGAGGTGCTCACCACGAAGAGCCGCTCGGTCGAGCTCCGCGCGAAGGTCGAGCGCGCGAAGATTGAGGCGACCCGGCTCCTCGCCGCCGACAAGGTCGACGAGCGCGCGCTGAACGCGCAGATCGACGAGGGGGCCAAGGCGCAGGCCGAGATGCACAAAGCTCACGTCGCTTCCATGCTGCGCGTGCGGGCGCTGCTCACGGCCGAGCAGCGGCAGAAGCTCGACGCGCCGCGCTCGCGGCGGGGCGGCCCCGGCGTAGGCCCCAAGGGACCCCGGGCGGAGGCAGCGGCGCCGGGCCCGATCGGACAGCGCGCGGAGGACGACGACGATGACGAGGACGACGACGACGACGACGACGCGGACGCCTGA
- a CDS encoding cytochrome P450: protein MTRTTTTTTTRTPEISSPAAAPPRRSPTSLPSRAPGPTDRYGLRNVASMTSEGTLGFLRRLTDEYGDVVQLKIFGRDYFLVNHPEDIEDVLVKQSAVMGRDEYVVVLERALGQGLLTSSGELWRRQRKLMAQAFTPRRIRDYGESMARVTASALGYEDGEIINIHVEMARITMEVVAAVLFGATLRPSDLEMVGESLEVLNTFFANSPEAMLKVPGWVPTPLNRKVAAAVKRLDGLIYSILAARRAERAQRAAQGLEPSAPEGQRDGQKEDLLGVLLTAQDEGGGTMSDQQLRDEAMTLFLAGHETTALALAYTFYLLSTHPSVEQRVREELDRVLGDRLPTADDAKQLVFTERVLKESMRLYPPAWTTGRQAEADVVVGGYRVPKGSQLLLCQWIVHRDRRFFPDPEAFDPDRWLPERAKNLPKFAYFPFGGGPRVCIGSHFAMMEATLILAVVLQRYHLELLPGQLLGLKPSVTLRQQGPGLRMRARAISHA, encoded by the coding sequence ATGACGAGGACGACGACGACGACGACGACGCGGACGCCTGAGATCTCCAGCCCGGCGGCGGCTCCTCCGCGGCGTTCGCCGACGTCTCTCCCCTCGCGCGCTCCGGGCCCGACCGATCGCTACGGTCTGCGCAACGTGGCGAGCATGACGTCCGAGGGCACGCTCGGGTTTCTGCGCCGCCTCACCGACGAGTACGGGGACGTCGTCCAGCTCAAGATCTTCGGGCGGGACTACTTCTTGGTGAACCACCCGGAAGACATCGAGGACGTCCTCGTGAAGCAGTCCGCCGTGATGGGTCGCGACGAGTACGTCGTGGTGCTCGAGCGGGCGCTCGGCCAAGGGCTGCTCACGAGCAGCGGAGAGCTCTGGCGACGCCAGCGAAAGCTGATGGCGCAGGCGTTCACGCCGCGGCGTATCCGGGACTACGGCGAGTCCATGGCCCGCGTGACGGCCTCCGCGCTTGGGTACGAAGACGGAGAAATCATCAACATTCACGTGGAGATGGCGCGCATCACGATGGAGGTGGTGGCGGCCGTCCTCTTCGGCGCCACGCTGCGGCCGAGCGATCTCGAGATGGTCGGCGAGTCGCTCGAGGTGCTGAACACGTTCTTCGCCAACAGCCCGGAGGCGATGCTGAAGGTGCCTGGGTGGGTGCCGACCCCGCTGAACCGCAAGGTCGCCGCGGCGGTCAAGCGGCTCGACGGGCTCATCTACTCGATCCTCGCCGCGCGTCGGGCCGAGCGCGCCCAGCGCGCCGCGCAGGGGCTCGAGCCGTCGGCACCCGAAGGTCAGCGAGACGGGCAGAAGGAAGACCTCCTCGGCGTGCTGCTCACCGCGCAAGACGAGGGCGGGGGCACGATGAGCGATCAGCAGCTCCGCGACGAAGCCATGACGCTCTTCCTCGCCGGCCACGAGACCACGGCGCTCGCGCTCGCCTATACGTTCTACCTCCTCAGCACCCACCCAAGCGTGGAGCAGCGTGTGCGCGAGGAGCTCGACCGTGTGCTCGGCGACCGCCTCCCCACGGCCGACGACGCAAAGCAGCTCGTGTTCACGGAGCGCGTGCTGAAGGAGTCGATGCGCCTCTATCCGCCGGCGTGGACGACCGGGCGCCAGGCCGAGGCCGACGTGGTGGTCGGCGGCTATCGAGTTCCGAAGGGCTCGCAGCTCCTCCTCTGCCAATGGATCGTCCACCGCGACCGGCGCTTTTTCCCGGATCCCGAGGCGTTCGATCCCGATCGATGGCTGCCGGAGCGGGCGAAGAACCTGCCGAAGTTCGCGTACTTCCCGTTCGGTGGCGGCCCTCGCGTGTGCATCGGCAGCCACTTCGCGATGATGGAGGCGACGCTCATCCTCGCCGTAGTGCTGCAGCGCTATCACCTCGAGCTCTTGCCGGGGCAGCTGCTTGGGCTCAAGCCGTCGGTCACGCTCCGGCAACAGGGCCCGGGGCTCCGCATGCGCGCCCGGGCGATCTCGCACGCGTAG
- a CDS encoding SRPBCC family protein codes for MGSPTRFAFAPEAVERADGHLLILRSSGAGALDLAVAATRVEASRARVWDMIRDVSHFPSRLPMVHQVHVDGDRVAMQLRFKIAFFSTKFGFELRHREEDREWVELSYLSGEPRDIHFRFDLADGSIPDTTILQVTIGFDARSLGWLVTVFLRNHPEIQLGVYPGAAFAVLDAVKRASEGS; via the coding sequence ATGGGTTCTCCGACTCGCTTCGCGTTCGCACCCGAGGCCGTCGAGCGAGCCGACGGCCACCTCCTCATCCTGCGGAGCAGCGGAGCCGGGGCGCTCGATCTCGCCGTGGCCGCCACGCGCGTGGAGGCGTCGCGCGCGCGCGTGTGGGACATGATCCGCGACGTGTCGCACTTCCCCTCGCGGCTGCCGATGGTCCACCAGGTCCACGTGGACGGCGATCGCGTCGCGATGCAGCTCCGCTTCAAGATCGCGTTCTTCTCCACCAAGTTCGGCTTCGAGCTCCGGCATCGTGAGGAAGACCGCGAGTGGGTCGAGCTATCGTATCTCTCGGGAGAGCCTCGCGACATCCACTTCCGCTTCGACCTGGCCGACGGATCCATCCCCGACACGACGATCCTGCAGGTGACCATCGGCTTCGACGCCCGCTCGCTCGGTTGGCTCGTCACGGTGTTCCTGCGCAATCACCCCGAGATCCAGCTCGGCGTCTATCCGGGCGCGGCGTTCGCCGTGCTCGACGCCGTCAAGCGAGCCTCCGAAGGAAGCTGA
- a CDS encoding cyanophycinase: MSPAKIEGDRKRGMIVPIGGAEDKEGTTDILRHFLEVSGGSRARIVIIPTASSLEETGRRYEKLFRKLGADEAKSLPIATRDDASKREWLDYLEKGTGIFVTGGNQLRLTTILGGTPVARAIRKANAHGVTVGGTSAGAAILSEHMIAYGAEGNTPHAGAVTLVPGFGLTNRIMIDQHFRQRDRLGRLLTALAYNPFAVGVGLDEDTAAFIDHNKLLTVVGAGAITIVDASELEHSSIAEVKEGKPVTMTNVRLHILVAGCSFDLNTHKASPKPH, from the coding sequence ATGAGCCCAGCGAAGATCGAAGGCGACAGGAAACGCGGCATGATCGTGCCGATCGGCGGCGCGGAGGACAAGGAGGGCACGACCGACATCCTCCGCCACTTCCTCGAGGTGTCCGGCGGTTCGCGGGCGCGCATCGTGATCATCCCCACCGCGTCGAGCCTGGAGGAGACCGGGCGGCGGTACGAGAAGCTCTTCCGCAAGCTCGGCGCCGACGAGGCCAAGTCCTTGCCCATCGCCACACGCGACGACGCGAGCAAGCGCGAGTGGCTCGACTACCTCGAGAAGGGCACGGGCATCTTCGTCACGGGCGGCAACCAGCTCCGGCTCACGACCATCCTCGGTGGTACGCCCGTCGCGCGCGCGATCCGCAAGGCGAACGCGCACGGGGTCACGGTGGGCGGCACGAGCGCGGGCGCGGCCATCCTCAGCGAGCACATGATCGCCTACGGCGCGGAGGGCAACACCCCGCACGCCGGCGCCGTCACGCTCGTTCCCGGGTTCGGCCTCACGAACCGCATCATGATCGACCAACATTTCCGCCAGCGCGACCGGCTCGGCCGCCTCCTGACGGCGCTCGCCTACAATCCATTCGCCGTGGGCGTGGGGCTCGACGAAGACACGGCGGCGTTCATCGACCACAACAAGCTCCTCACGGTCGTCGGCGCCGGCGCGATCACGATCGTCGACGCCTCGGAGCTCGAGCACTCCTCGATCGCCGAGGTGAAGGAGGGCAAGCCCGTGACGATGACGAACGTGCGCCTCCACATCCTCGTGGCCGGCTGCTCATTCGACCTCAACACGCACAAGGCCTCGCCGAAGCCTCACTGA
- a CDS encoding beta-aspartyl-peptidase has product MPRPLTLLRNATLYDPEARGVVDLLVGAGSVLAVGASLDALPAALCATVDLAGARVVPGLLDPHVHLTGGGGESGPSSRVPRVEKSALVRAGVTTCVGVLGTDGTTRTVAELVATTLALREEGLSAYCWTGSYEVPVVTLTGSLRRDVVFVDPVLGAGEIAISDHRSSQPTLEELARLAADCHVAGLMSGKAGVLHLHLGDGARGLAPVRELLDTTELPPRVFYPTHVNRKRRLFDEAVALARRGCTVDVTAFPVEDGEDAYSAADAVARYFASGAPRDKLTVSSDGGGCLPTYDAQGTLLAMDVGRSAALGETLAELLASGLPLDEALPPFTSNISTLLRLSRKGHLRPGADADLLVLDDTHRIRDVMARGTFVLRDGTLTTHGTGTFEPQTAK; this is encoded by the coding sequence GTGCCTCGGCCGCTCACGCTGCTCCGCAACGCCACGCTCTACGATCCCGAGGCGCGCGGCGTCGTCGACCTGCTCGTCGGCGCGGGCTCGGTGCTCGCCGTGGGCGCCTCGCTGGACGCCCTCCCCGCCGCGCTGTGCGCCACGGTCGATCTCGCGGGCGCGCGCGTGGTGCCGGGCCTGCTCGATCCCCACGTGCACCTCACGGGCGGCGGCGGCGAGTCGGGCCCCTCGTCGCGCGTCCCTCGGGTGGAGAAGAGCGCGCTCGTCCGCGCGGGCGTCACCACCTGCGTCGGCGTGCTCGGCACCGACGGGACCACCCGCACGGTGGCGGAGCTCGTCGCGACCACGCTCGCGCTGCGTGAAGAGGGGCTCTCCGCGTACTGCTGGACCGGCAGCTACGAGGTGCCCGTCGTCACGCTCACGGGCTCGCTGCGCCGCGACGTGGTGTTCGTCGATCCCGTGCTCGGCGCCGGCGAGATCGCCATCAGCGATCACCGCTCGTCACAGCCGACGCTCGAGGAGCTCGCGAGGCTCGCGGCCGACTGCCACGTCGCAGGCCTCATGAGCGGCAAGGCCGGAGTGCTTCACCTGCATCTGGGCGACGGCGCCCGCGGACTCGCCCCCGTGCGCGAGCTGCTCGACACGACCGAGCTGCCGCCGCGCGTGTTCTACCCGACCCACGTGAACCGCAAGCGCCGGCTCTTCGACGAGGCCGTCGCGCTCGCGAGGCGCGGGTGCACGGTCGACGTGACCGCCTTCCCGGTCGAAGACGGCGAAGACGCGTACTCCGCCGCCGACGCGGTCGCGCGGTACTTCGCGAGCGGCGCCCCTCGCGACAAGCTCACGGTGAGCTCCGACGGCGGCGGCTGCCTCCCCACCTACGACGCGCAGGGCACCCTCCTCGCGATGGACGTGGGCCGGTCCGCCGCGCTCGGCGAGACGCTCGCGGAGTTGCTCGCGAGCGGCCTCCCGCTCGACGAGGCGCTCCCGCCATTCACGTCCAACATATCGACTTTGCTCAGGTTGTCGCGAAAGGGCCACCTCCGCCCCGGCGCCGACGCCGACCTCCTGGTGCTTGACGACACGCACCGCATACGCGACGTGATGGCGCGCGGGACCTTCGTGCTCCGCGACGGCACACTCACGACCCACGGAACCGGGACGTTCGAGCCCCAGACAGCGAAATGA
- a CDS encoding acyl-CoA dehydrogenase → MSVPSQKLVSDELVNLLLYRVLDVEALTALPAFADHGRDTFDPWLATCRRLGGEVLAPTYAAMDASPPTLESRRTPWEERDERDEASVRVHPEMATVWEALAKAGVVAASRPFAVGGQQLPLTVATFATAYLMAGNLSAYGFAGLTAGAAHLIEAFGDEHLKETYMRPMYEGRMTGTMALTEPQAGSSLADIVTSARPTPEGHYLLRGAKIFISGGDHGFAENIVHLVLARIEGAPPGTKGLSLFVVPKLRADGDKVIANDVTVTGLIHKIGWRGIPSLALSFGDADDCRGWRVGPPNAGLRCMFQMMNEARIMVGVNAAATASVAYHAAVDYARARVQGRPLGAPPTAPPVPLIEHPDVRRMLLRQKAIVDASFCLLGVTARYADLAEHSPDALVRARSQQLLDLLTPIAKTFPAERGFEANALALQVHGGYGYSSEYLPEAWLRDQKLNSIHEGTTGIQSLDLLGRKAMAGAGAAMLALAEDVGHDCASAEAAGVAKERVLAVRAGLAQVLDLTRVLGERGAGGDLEGMLAHATDYLDALGVVVTSWMWLKMEAAVVGREDPFARGMVQASAYWLATELPRVEPLARLCASGERSFVDCRGEWFL, encoded by the coding sequence ATGTCGGTACCGTCGCAGAAGCTCGTGTCGGACGAGCTCGTCAACCTTCTTCTCTATCGTGTGCTCGACGTCGAGGCGCTCACCGCGCTGCCCGCGTTCGCCGACCACGGGCGAGACACGTTCGACCCGTGGCTCGCGACCTGCCGCCGGCTCGGGGGCGAGGTGCTCGCACCCACCTACGCGGCGATGGACGCGAGCCCGCCGACCCTCGAGAGTCGCCGCACCCCATGGGAAGAGCGGGACGAGCGCGACGAGGCCAGCGTGCGCGTCCACCCCGAGATGGCGACGGTGTGGGAAGCGCTCGCCAAAGCCGGGGTCGTGGCGGCGTCTCGCCCCTTCGCGGTGGGCGGGCAGCAGCTCCCGCTCACCGTGGCCACGTTCGCGACCGCGTACCTCATGGCGGGGAACCTCTCCGCCTACGGCTTCGCTGGGCTCACGGCGGGCGCCGCGCACCTCATCGAGGCCTTCGGCGACGAGCACCTGAAGGAGACCTACATGCGCCCCATGTACGAGGGGCGCATGACCGGCACGATGGCGCTGACCGAACCGCAGGCGGGCTCGAGCCTCGCGGACATCGTCACCTCGGCGCGCCCGACCCCCGAGGGGCACTACCTCCTCCGCGGGGCGAAGATCTTCATCTCCGGCGGCGATCACGGGTTCGCCGAGAACATCGTGCACCTCGTGCTCGCGCGCATCGAGGGCGCGCCGCCGGGCACCAAGGGCCTCTCCCTCTTCGTCGTCCCCAAGCTCCGCGCCGACGGCGACAAGGTGATCGCGAACGACGTGACCGTCACGGGCCTCATCCACAAGATCGGCTGGCGCGGCATCCCTAGCCTCGCGCTCTCGTTCGGCGACGCCGACGACTGTCGAGGGTGGCGTGTGGGGCCGCCGAACGCGGGCCTGCGCTGCATGTTCCAGATGATGAACGAGGCGCGGATCATGGTCGGCGTGAACGCCGCGGCCACCGCGTCCGTCGCGTACCACGCCGCGGTCGACTACGCGCGCGCCCGCGTGCAGGGCAGGCCGCTCGGGGCGCCGCCGACGGCCCCGCCGGTCCCGCTCATCGAGCACCCCGACGTGCGCCGCATGCTGCTCCGTCAGAAGGCGATCGTCGACGCCTCGTTCTGTCTGCTCGGCGTCACGGCCCGCTACGCGGATCTCGCCGAGCACTCGCCCGACGCGCTCGTGCGCGCCCGATCTCAGCAGCTCCTCGACCTCCTCACCCCCATCGCCAAGACGTTCCCCGCGGAGCGCGGCTTCGAGGCCAACGCCCTCGCGCTGCAGGTGCACGGCGGCTACGGCTATTCGAGCGAGTACCTCCCGGAGGCGTGGCTGCGCGACCAGAAGCTCAACTCCATCCACGAGGGCACCACCGGCATTCAGAGTCTCGACCTGCTCGGCCGCAAGGCGATGGCAGGCGCAGGCGCGGCGATGCTCGCGCTCGCGGAGGACGTCGGACACGACTGCGCGAGCGCCGAGGCGGCGGGCGTCGCCAAGGAGCGCGTCCTCGCGGTGCGGGCGGGCCTCGCTCAGGTGTTGGACCTCACCCGCGTGCTCGGCGAGCGCGGCGCCGGGGGCGATCTGGAGGGCATGCTCGCGCACGCGACCGACTACCTCGACGCGCTCGGCGTCGTCGTCACGTCGTGGATGTGGCTCAAGATGGAGGCCGCCGTGGTCGGCCGGGAAGACCCGTTCGCGCGCGGCATGGTGCAGGCGTCGGCGTACTGGCTCGCGACCGAGCTGCCTCGCGTCGAGCCCCTCGCGAGGCTCTGCGCGAGCGGCGAGCGGAGCTTCGTCGACTGCCGCGGCGAGTGGTTCCTTTGA
- a CDS encoding U32 family peptidase — MEAAVLSGADAVYVGLGAFNARARAKNFQPEELADAIEFAHARGARVYVALNTLAFDEELGAVAEAIALAARAGADALIVQDFAVALLAREIAPTLAVHASTQMTCTDAPSVELAASLGATRVVLARELSIAEIEQIHAATEVELEVFVHGALCVAYSGQCLTSEAIGGRSANRGACAQACRLPYDLVVDGQVRPLGDAAYLLSPEDLEASELVPDLARAGVVSLKIEGRLKGPDYVAATTRLYRRATEAAVGQGARPEPEMRARALQTFTRGSGPGFLAGIDHQRLVDGRTCDHRGLALGVVCGAGGDRRRATVEVELAAPLRRGDGVLFEGGRAGEGELGGRVWSLTAAGRDVEEAGVGARVCVWLGPDTPVGSRAFAPGGRVWKTSDPRVSAEVRAELTASPARLGVHVHVAGKWGAPPRLTATTARGVTVSVEGDADLAEADKPTPPELLRAKLGKLAGTPFVLDGLTVDLPERTIVPLSSLNRARRALVAELVRAGHRAHGISTPPAQAPARASAAAPALPPPVAPGLFVLARTLEQARAALEAGADGVYLDFLELTGTGHALRALRAEGHRFVGVAPPRVRKPGEEKIDRYLAALQPDAVLVRGLGALQEGRAAYGDALRVGDFSLNVTNRLAAGQALSRGLDAFTPSFDLDAAQMLALLRGPLGPRAEVVVHHPMPLFYTEHCVFAALLSEGRDHRTCGRPCERHEVALRDRAGMTHPVIADVGCRNTVFHERPQSAADLVPALLERGAARLRVELVRETPAQVAGLVRGYRALLAGELEPAALVRDLRTAAGYGVVRGSLRVLP, encoded by the coding sequence CTGGAGGCGGCGGTCCTCTCCGGCGCCGACGCCGTTTACGTCGGCCTCGGCGCGTTCAACGCCCGGGCGCGCGCGAAGAACTTCCAGCCCGAAGAGCTCGCCGACGCCATCGAGTTCGCCCACGCCCGCGGCGCTCGCGTGTATGTTGCACTCAATACGCTCGCGTTCGACGAGGAGCTCGGCGCCGTCGCGGAGGCGATCGCGCTCGCGGCGCGCGCCGGGGCCGACGCGCTCATCGTCCAAGACTTCGCCGTCGCGCTGCTCGCCCGGGAGATCGCGCCCACGCTGGCGGTGCACGCCTCCACCCAGATGACCTGCACCGACGCGCCGAGCGTCGAGCTCGCGGCCAGCCTCGGGGCCACGCGGGTGGTGCTGGCGCGCGAGCTCTCGATCGCGGAGATCGAGCAGATCCACGCCGCGACCGAGGTCGAGCTCGAGGTCTTCGTGCACGGCGCGCTGTGCGTGGCGTACTCCGGCCAGTGCCTCACGAGCGAGGCGATCGGCGGCCGGAGCGCCAACCGCGGCGCGTGCGCCCAGGCGTGCCGACTTCCCTACGATCTCGTGGTCGACGGCCAAGTCCGGCCGCTCGGCGACGCGGCCTACCTGCTCTCGCCCGAGGACCTCGAGGCGAGCGAGCTCGTCCCCGACCTCGCGCGAGCGGGCGTGGTGTCGCTGAAGATCGAGGGGCGCCTGAAGGGGCCCGACTACGTGGCCGCCACGACCCGCCTCTACCGCCGCGCGACGGAGGCCGCCGTGGGGCAGGGGGCGCGGCCCGAACCCGAGATGCGCGCGCGCGCGCTCCAGACCTTCACGCGAGGCTCGGGCCCCGGCTTCCTGGCCGGGATCGACCACCAGCGCCTCGTCGACGGCCGCACGTGCGATCACCGCGGGCTCGCGCTCGGCGTGGTCTGCGGCGCGGGGGGCGACCGTCGCCGCGCGACCGTGGAGGTGGAGCTCGCGGCTCCCCTGCGGCGCGGGGACGGGGTGCTCTTCGAAGGAGGCCGCGCGGGCGAGGGAGAGCTCGGCGGGCGAGTCTGGTCGCTCACCGCCGCGGGTCGGGACGTGGAAGAGGCCGGCGTGGGGGCGCGGGTCTGTGTGTGGCTCGGGCCCGACACGCCGGTCGGGTCGCGCGCCTTCGCGCCGGGCGGCCGCGTGTGGAAGACGAGCGATCCGCGGGTCTCCGCGGAGGTACGGGCCGAGCTCACGGCGAGCCCCGCGAGGCTCGGCGTTCATGTGCATGTTGCAGGTAAATGGGGCGCTCCTCCGCGCCTCACGGCGACCACCGCGCGCGGCGTCACCGTCAGCGTCGAGGGCGACGCGGACCTCGCCGAGGCGGACAAGCCCACGCCTCCTGAGCTTCTCCGCGCGAAGCTCGGGAAGCTCGCAGGCACGCCGTTCGTGCTCGACGGACTCACGGTCGATCTCCCGGAGCGCACGATCGTGCCGCTCTCGTCGCTGAACCGCGCCCGCCGCGCGCTCGTCGCGGAGCTCGTCCGGGCCGGGCACCGCGCGCACGGCATCTCCACGCCCCCCGCGCAGGCTCCCGCGCGCGCGAGCGCGGCCGCACCTGCGCTTCCGCCGCCGGTAGCGCCAGGGCTCTTCGTGCTCGCGCGCACGCTCGAGCAGGCGCGCGCAGCCCTCGAGGCGGGGGCCGACGGCGTTTACCTCGATTTCCTCGAGCTCACGGGCACCGGGCACGCGCTCCGCGCCCTCCGCGCGGAGGGACACCGGTTCGTGGGGGTCGCGCCGCCGCGCGTACGCAAGCCGGGCGAGGAGAAGATCGATCGCTACCTCGCGGCGCTCCAGCCCGACGCCGTGCTCGTGCGAGGCCTCGGCGCGCTGCAAGAGGGTCGCGCCGCGTACGGCGACGCGCTCCGCGTGGGGGATTTCTCCCTGAACGTCACCAATCGGCTCGCGGCCGGACAAGCGCTCTCGCGCGGGCTCGACGCGTTCACTCCGTCGTTCGACCTCGACGCCGCGCAGATGCTCGCGCTCCTTCGCGGCCCGCTCGGGCCTCGCGCGGAGGTGGTCGTGCACCACCCGATGCCGCTCTTCTACACGGAGCACTGCGTGTTCGCAGCGCTGCTCTCCGAGGGGCGCGATCACCGCACCTGCGGGCGCCCTTGTGAGCGCCACGAGGTCGCCCTCCGCGATCGCGCGGGCATGACCCACCCGGTGATCGCGGACGTGGGCTGCCGCAACACCGTGTTTCACGAGCGCCCGCAGAGCGCCGCGGATCTGGTGCCCGCCCTGCTCGAGCGTGGCGCCGCGCGGCTGCGCGTCGAGCTCGTGCGTGAGACCCCCGCGCAGGTCGCGGGCCTCGTGCGCGGCTATCGAGCGCTCCTCGCGGGCGAGCTCGAGCCCGCGGCGCTCGTGCGCGACCTCCGCACCGCGGCGGGCTACGGCGTCGTGCGGGGTTCTCTGCGCGTCTTGCCCTGA